One Aliiroseovarius sediminilitoris DNA window includes the following coding sequences:
- a CDS encoding flavin reductase family protein has protein sequence MFYEPKDGHGLPHNPFNALIVPRPIAWISTRGVDGVENLAPYSFFNGVAYDPPQVMFASTSGKGDRDLGKDTLDNINTTGVFCIHMVGEDQTDAMNTTSGSYARDVDEIALAELERVECTTIPASRLPAAPAALECRLTQITRLPGDENLVCFGEVTGIHLRDDCMVDGMFDITRARPLARLGYRDYTVVTDKFTLNRPGE, from the coding sequence GTGTTCTATGAGCCGAAAGACGGGCACGGGCTGCCCCATAATCCGTTCAACGCGTTAATTGTGCCGCGCCCTATCGCGTGGATATCCACGCGCGGGGTGGATGGGGTTGAGAACCTTGCACCCTATTCCTTTTTCAACGGCGTCGCCTATGACCCGCCCCAGGTGATGTTCGCTTCGACCTCGGGCAAGGGCGACCGCGATCTTGGCAAGGACACGTTGGACAATATCAACACAACCGGTGTGTTTTGCATTCACATGGTCGGCGAAGATCAGACGGACGCGATGAACACCACATCAGGCAGCTATGCGCGCGATGTGGACGAGATTGCATTGGCAGAACTGGAGCGGGTCGAATGCACAACGATCCCCGCCTCGCGCCTACCCGCAGCCCCCGCTGCCCTGGAATGCCGGTTGACCCAGATCACCCGCCTGCCGGGCGATGAGAACCTTGTGTGCTTCGGTGAGGTCACGGGCATTCATCTGCGCGATGACTGCATGGTGGACGGGATGTTTGACATCACGCGGGCCCGCCCCCTGGCGCGGCTGGGCTATCGTGACTACACTGTTGTTACGGACAAATTCACCCTGAACCGTCCGGGTGAATAG